The Streptomyces sp. NBC_00670 genome window below encodes:
- a CDS encoding DUF3145 domain-containing protein — MTTRGVLYVHSAPRALCPHVEWAIAGVLGTRVSLDWIRQPASPGTWRSEFSWRGEAGIASKLASALRGWQLLRFEVTAEPCAAAEGERYSCTPELGIFHAVTGMHGDILIPEDRLRAALVRAQRGETELEGELAKLLGKPWDDELEPFRYAGEGAPVRWLHQVV, encoded by the coding sequence GTGACGACACGTGGAGTCCTGTACGTGCACTCCGCGCCCCGCGCACTGTGCCCGCACGTCGAGTGGGCGATCGCCGGCGTGCTCGGGACCCGGGTGAGTCTGGACTGGATCCGCCAGCCGGCCTCGCCGGGGACGTGGCGGTCGGAGTTCTCCTGGCGCGGTGAGGCGGGGATCGCCTCCAAGCTCGCGTCGGCGCTGCGGGGGTGGCAGTTGCTGCGGTTCGAGGTGACGGCCGAGCCGTGTGCCGCCGCGGAGGGGGAGCGGTACAGCTGTACGCCGGAGCTCGGGATCTTCCATGCGGTCACCGGGATGCACGGGGACATCCTGATTCCGGAGGACCGGTTGCGGGCCGCGTTGGTGCGGGCGCAGCGGGGGGAGACGGAGCTGGAGGGGGAGCTGGCGAAGCTTCTCGGCAAGCCGTGGGACGACGAGCTGGAACCGTTCCGCTACGCGGGCGAGGGTGCGCCGGTGCGGTGGCTCCACCAGGTCGTCTGA